One Rhipicephalus microplus isolate Deutch F79 chromosome 4, USDA_Rmic, whole genome shotgun sequence genomic window carries:
- the LOC142813819 gene encoding uncharacterized protein LOC142813819, whose translation MSRTPKRRKLYLEPSFDGKELPRSTRYRASRLATDTSQVENVMSDGNAAADEPADNSPVRVWANDEVDECEESGPSDDEEALAENAKEDDRETDGSFDSDLSAEDIVTLVMDFAVNFGLAWTQVEHLMKLVSFLMKRKDLPDTKFLFKKFAGVSTDSMGFHFYCPNCICLLGECDGDLKKRKEFNATCTQCQQLYSGDTLTAQGSFFVTLPMGQQISSILSSQDTSRSLKNSLNALAHRSHAASMTDFTDGSLYLHQRKELGLGAMDITLTINSDGSPVFNSSKFSIWPVQTTINELPPGLRLKNVTVATLWYGQCHPDMTLVLEAFTKQMDSLTRSGIEWTCDGETFQSKVYCFAAVADAPARALMQNTVQYNGYFGCGWCLHPGKCIEGTVKYPISAEAPPDRTKEGMMQDMAEVHRTGVNVRGVKGPSPLINLVGFDIVWGFTPDYMHGVLLGVTRQFMELWMSGVGAPYYIGSPQLIRMVDERLCAIKPPQCITRLPRSVELRKFWKASEWQQWLLYYSLVCVHRILPGKYHKHFSLLVKAVYLLLGDTVSAKDIRDSTECLVQFVIQVQVLYSKKEMTSNVHLLLHLAKSVTMQGPLWAHSCFVFEAGLGKIKKLVTSAKGVPHQVMSRVLMASKVGAHNAAASEQVKNFLCSDLCNKEESLALLGKPRAVSESIHRIIEAQVPHQITGPVEEYDRVRISGRMFHSEQYQRPQKTNCTAVRLRDNMHAKIQHIVSVSCSDRKRIYFVSNSYVSSLCFGTTHISCVQKWVAQNVVEVDRQAAPCLWIDWNERQFFCNLANRFP comes from the exons ATGTCCCGGACGCCTAAACGACGGAAGTTATATCTAGAGCCATCCTTCGATGGGAAAGAGCTGCCCAGATCAACGCGGTACAGGGCGTCTCGCCTCGCGACTGACACTAGCCAAGTGGAAAACGTGATGTCTGATGGTAATGCTGCTGCAGATGAACCTGCTGATAATTCGCCAGTTCGCGTCTGGGCAAACGATGAAGTCGACGAGTGCGAAGAGTCGGGACCGAGCGACGATGAGGAAGCCCTGGCAGAGAACGCAAAGGAGGATGATCGTGAAACTGATGGCTCCTTTGACTCCGATTTATCTGCTGAAGACATCGTGACCCTAGTCATGGACTTTGCTGTTAACTTTGGCCTGGCGTGGACACAGGTAGAACACCTGATGAAACTAGTCAGTTTTTTAATGAAAAGAAAGGATCTCCCTGACACGAAGTTTCTGTTTAAGAAATTTGCGGGAGTCTCCACTGATAGCATGGGCTTTCATTTCTATTGTCCCAACTGCATTTGCCTTCTCGGCGAATGTGACGGGGACCTtaagaaaagaaaagaattcaATGCAACATGTACACAATGCCAACAGTTGTACAGTGGAGATACCCTTACTGCGCAAGGAAGTTTTTTTGTGACCCTTCCCATGGGGCAACAGATTTCTTCAATTCTTTCGTCTCAAGATACTTCCAGGTCACTTAAAAACTCTTTAAATGCACTTGCACATCGTTCACACGCCGCCTCTATGACAGACTTTACAGACGGAAGTTTGTATCTGCACCAAAGAAAAGAACTGGGTCTTGGCGCTATGGACATCACATTGACCATAAACTCGGATGGTAGTCCTGTGTTCAACTCATCCAAGTTTTCGATATGGCCCGTGCAGACGACAATTAATGAGTTGCCGCCCGGATTGCGTTTGAAAAATGTTACTGTTGCTACACTGTGGTATGGACAGTGCCACCCAGACATGACATTGGTGTTGGAGGCATTCACGAAGCAAATGGACTCGCTTACCAGGAGTGGTATCGAGTGGACATGTGATGGAGAGACCTTTCAATCAAAA GTCtattgtttcgctgctgtagccGATGCTCCAGCCAGGGCTCTGATGCAGAACACAGTCCAGTATAATGGATACTTTGGGTGTGGCTGGTGTTTGCACCCTGGCAAATGCATTGAAG GAACAGTCAAGTACCCTATAAGCGCTGAAGCTCCACCCGACAGGACTAAAGAAGGGATGATGCAAGACATGGCTGAAGTGCACAGGACTGGTGTTAATGTGCGAGGAGTTAAAGGGCCTTCCCCATTAATTAATTTGGTGGGGTTTGACATTGTGTGGGGCTTCACGCCTGATTATATGCATGGGGTTTTACTTGGTGTCACACGCCAGTTTATGGAGCTGTGGATGTCTGGTGTAGGCGCTCCATATTATATAGGGTCGCCACAGTTGATTAGGATGGTTGACGAAAGGCTTTGTGCCATTAAGCCTCCTCAATGCATCACGCGCCTGCCAAGATCTGTTGAACTGAGAAAGTTTTGGAAGGCAAGCGAGTGGCAACAGTGGCTGTTGTATTACAGCCTTGTTTGTGTTCACAGAATCTTGCCTGGCAAGTACCACAAACACTTTAGCTTGCTGGTGAAAGCTGTATACCTCCTACTTGGAGATACTGTCTCAGCCAAAGACATCAGGGATAGTACTGAGTGTCTTGTGCAATTTGTTATTCAAGTCCAAGTTCTCTACTCTAAGAAGGAAATGACTTCGAATGTACACTTGTTGTTGCACCTTGCAAAAAGTGTTACAATGCAAGGGCCACTCTGGGCACACTCTTGCTTTGTCTTTGAGGCGGGCTTAGGAAAGATTAAAAAGCTCGTCACTTCCGCTAAAGGAGTGCCTCACCAAGTGATGAGCAGAGTGCTTATGGCCAGCAAAGTTGGCGCACACAATGCAGCCGCTAGTGAGCAAGTTAAGAATTTCTTGTGCTCTGATTTGTGCAACAAAGAAGAGTCGCTGGCCCTTTTGGGAAAACCAAGAGCTGTCAGTGAGTCCATTCATAGAATTATTGAAGCGCAAGTCCCACACCAAATCACAGGGCCTGTTGAGGAATATGATAGAGTTCGCATCTCTGGACGCATGTTCCACAGCGAACAATATCAAAGGCCTCAAAAAACTAACTGCACAGCTGTACGACTGCGAGACAATATGCATGCTAAGATCCAGCATATTGTGTCAGTTAGCTGCAGTGACAGAAAAAGGATTTATTTTGTGTCTAACAGCTATGTTAGTTCTCTGTGTTTCGGCACAACACACATTTCATGTGTTCAGAAGTGGGTGGCACAGAATGTCGTCGAAGTGGACAGGCAGGCAGCTCCATGCCTGTGGATTGACTGGAACGaaaggcaatttttttgtaatcttgCCAATCGTTTCCCATAA